In Streptomyces sp. NBC_00341, the DNA window CGACGGACAAGGGCAGCGGCAGCGACCTCATCGAGGCCGGTCTGTCCTACCCGCTGTCGACCGGCTTCGACCCGATGATCACCTCGGGCGCGACCCCGTACGCCGCCAATATGCACATCTTCGAGGGCCTGGTGGATCTCGATCCGGCAACACTCGTGGCACGTCCCGCGCTCGCCACCGAGATGCCGAAGAAGATCAACGCCACCACCTACCGGGCGACGCTGCGCAAGGGTGCGACCTTCCACGACGGCTCCGCCGTCACCGCGCAGGACGTGGTGTTCAGCTTCGAACGCATCCTGGACCCGAAGAACGCCTCGCTGATGGCGCAGTTCGTGCCCTTCATCGACACGGTCAAGGCCGTCGACGCGGGCACGGTCGAGTTCAAGCTCAAGTACCCCTTCGCGCTCTTCCCGTCCCGGATAGCCGTGGCCCGGATCGTCCCGAAGAAGATCGTGGCGCCCGACCCCAAGGCCTTCGACGCCAAGCCGGTCGGCTCGGGGCCGTACAGGTTCGTCTCTGCCACCCGCGAGGACAAGATCGTCTTCGAGGCGTACGACAAGTACAACGGAGCCCACCCCGCCAAGGCCAAGAAGATGGTCTGGCGCCTGATGTCCGACCAGTCGGCCCGGGTCAGCGCCATGGAGTCGGGCCGCGTCCAGGCCATCGAGGACGTCCCGTACATCGACGTCAAGCGGCTCTCGGGCAACGCGAAGACCGAGTCCGTGCAGTCCTTCGGGCTGCTCTTCCTGATGTTCAACACCGCCGACAAGCGGTTCGCCGACAAGCGGGTGCGCCAGGCGCTGCACTACGCCCTGGACACCGAGAAGATCATCTCCACCGCGATGGTCGGCAACGCGGCGGCCGCCACCGGCTACGTGCCCTCGACCCACCCCGACTACCACAAGGCCGCGACCGTCTACACGCACGACGTGGCCAAGGCGAAGCAGCTGCTCGCCGAGGCGGGCGTGAAGAACCTCTCCTTCACCGTCCTGACCACCGACACCGGCTGGGTCAAGGACATCGCCCCGCTGCTGAAGGAGAGCTGGGAGCAGGCGGGCGTCAAGGTCACCCTCAACATCGCCCAGTCCCCGGCCCAGTACGCCAAGGTCGACAAGGGGGACTTCGAAGTCCTCGTCGCCCCCGGTGACCCGTCGGTCTTCGGCAACGACGCCGACCTGCTGCTGCGCTGGTTCTACTACGGCTTCTGGCCCGAGAGCCGCTACGGCTGGGGCAAGTCCGCCGCGTACAAGAAGGTCAAGCAGACCCTCGACAAGGCCGCCCAGGCGGGCGAAGACGCGAAGCGCAAGGAGCTGTGGGGCCAGGTCACCGACCTCGTCGCGGACGAGGCCGCGCTCTACCCGATCCTGCACCGCAAGCTCCCCACCGCCTGGACCGAGAAGGCGCTGCCCGGCTTCAAGCCGCTGCCCACCACCGGCCTGTCCTTCCTGGACGTCAGCCGCGCCTGACCGGCCCCCACCGGGTCACCGGGCCCGCCGCCCGCCACCTGCCCGGTGACCGGGCGGCCCGCAGGCCCGGCCGGCCCCGAGCCGCCCCCAGCCGGCGCCGCTCACCCGGCGCCAGATCGCCCGGTCCGGGACAACTGACCCCGCTGTCCCGGACCGGCCCGCCCAACCGCAAGGAACCCGACGATGGTTGCTTTTCTCCGGCTCGCGCTGCGCCGCGTCGCGATGATGCCGGTGATGATCCTCGGCATCGCGCTGCTCGTCTTCGTGGTGCTGCAGTTCTCGCCGGCCGACCCGGCCTTCAACGCGCTCGGGGAGAGCGCCACTCCCGAAGCCCGTGCGGCCTTCGCGGACGCCAACGGCCTCAACGACCCGCTGCCCGTCCGCTACTTCCACTTCCTCGGCCAGCTGCTCCACTTCGACCTCGGGACGACCGTCCCGCCGAGCCAGCCCGTCGTCGACCGGATCACCGCCGCCTTCCCGCTCACCCTCCAGCTGACGATCCTCGGCCTGATCCTCGCGATCGTCCTCGCGGTCGTCTCCGGCGTCATCGGCGCGATGTACCGCGACCGCTGGCCCGACCAGCTGTTCCGGGTGCTCTCCATGGCCGGGGTCGCCGTCCCGTCCTTCTGGCTCGGTGTCCTGCTCATCCAGCAGTTCGCGCTGAACACCCGCATCTTCCCGACCGGCGGCTACACCAATCCCGCCGACTCCTTCAGCGGCTGGCTCCGCACCATGGCCCTGCCCGCCCTCTCGCTCGCCGTGCCCGTCGCGGCGTCGCTCGCCCGGCTCGTCCGCACCTCGATGGTCGCCGAGCTCGACCGCGACTACGTCCGCACCGCACGCGGCAACGGACTGCCGGTGTTCCTGGTGATCCGCTCGGTGCTGCGCAACGCGCTCGTCACCCCGCTCACCGTGCTCGGCGTCAAGGTCGGCTACCTGCTCAGCGGCGCCGTCGTCATCGAAGCGATCTTCGACCTGCCCGGCATGGGCAAGCTCATCCTCGAAGGTGTCACCGGCGGCGATGTCGCCCTGGTCCAGGGCACCGTACTGACCATCGCCATCGCGTTCCTGGTGGTCAACGTCATCGTCGACCTGCTCTATCTGCTGGTCAACCCGCGCATCAGGACGGTGTGACATGTTCACCACGGGCCGGCTGGCCAACAAGCTCTCCCGACCGGGCATCGCGTTCCGCGCCCTCCCGGTCACCTCCCGCGTCGCGCTCTGCGTGCTGATCCTCGTCATCCTCGGCGCGGTGTTCGCCCCGCTCCTCACCCAGGACCCGCTCACCACCGGCACCCCGGTCCAGGCCCCGAGCGGCGGCCACTGGTTCGGCACCGACCGGGCCGGCCGCGACGTCTTCGCCCGCGTCGTGCACGGCTCGCGCTACTCGCTGATCATCGGACTCGGCTCGACCGCCCT includes these proteins:
- a CDS encoding ABC transporter substrate-binding protein, coding for MPELRAAGVERRTFLRYTSAVGAAAAITASLAACGGPSSTADGSTDKGSGSDLIEAGLSYPLSTGFDPMITSGATPYAANMHIFEGLVDLDPATLVARPALATEMPKKINATTYRATLRKGATFHDGSAVTAQDVVFSFERILDPKNASLMAQFVPFIDTVKAVDAGTVEFKLKYPFALFPSRIAVARIVPKKIVAPDPKAFDAKPVGSGPYRFVSATREDKIVFEAYDKYNGAHPAKAKKMVWRLMSDQSARVSAMESGRVQAIEDVPYIDVKRLSGNAKTESVQSFGLLFLMFNTADKRFADKRVRQALHYALDTEKIISTAMVGNAAAATGYVPSTHPDYHKAATVYTHDVAKAKQLLAEAGVKNLSFTVLTTDTGWVKDIAPLLKESWEQAGVKVTLNIAQSPAQYAKVDKGDFEVLVAPGDPSVFGNDADLLLRWFYYGFWPESRYGWGKSAAYKKVKQTLDKAAQAGEDAKRKELWGQVTDLVADEAALYPILHRKLPTAWTEKALPGFKPLPTTGLSFLDVSRA
- a CDS encoding ABC transporter permease → MVAFLRLALRRVAMMPVMILGIALLVFVVLQFSPADPAFNALGESATPEARAAFADANGLNDPLPVRYFHFLGQLLHFDLGTTVPPSQPVVDRITAAFPLTLQLTILGLILAIVLAVVSGVIGAMYRDRWPDQLFRVLSMAGVAVPSFWLGVLLIQQFALNTRIFPTGGYTNPADSFSGWLRTMALPALSLAVPVAASLARLVRTSMVAELDRDYVRTARGNGLPVFLVIRSVLRNALVTPLTVLGVKVGYLLSGAVVIEAIFDLPGMGKLILEGVTGGDVALVQGTVLTIAIAFLVVNVIVDLLYLLVNPRIRTV